From the genome of Nicotiana sylvestris chromosome 1, ASM39365v2, whole genome shotgun sequence:
tttagcttaaaaaatactaatgcaattataaaaatgcatgaaaaatatagtagccatattttggaataaatatagaaaatataTGAATAAATCATCCTAAcaattattttgaaaataattatttgggattttatgaataaaaagggagaaaataaattaatttaaacccttaaaattatggacaaattataaaaaccttgtgcatgcttatatatgcatatatatgcttatttcaaaggtatttatgcatataaaaaatatatagggaaaattgggtatcaacaactgcccctctttacccgggaaggatgaaagagttttcggataaagaaataatggccaattttgaccggatgggatgttttgaaagacagaggctgaACTCCagtttttgagttgcctacatatccctggtttacAAGAATcatgccatgtgtagttctggattcatccgCGGAGTAGGCCGATGAAATTATTGTGAGAATGGACACGAGATGTGGAAGCGGCTACGATGAGCGATTAAGGCTCGAGATGGTTGGGGGGAACGGGAGCGAgattgctcctgctaggatagcagttgcttacttgttacctgcagataaagaaGCTACAaatgtatttgcgaaaatttaaacatgatacagattccctttggaccatgaaggctGTCTTCGGACGactaaagatgacgtccttggaccatgatgtcctgggccatgaactgtttagtgagggattcgcaggccatgaaaatggtgcctccgaacaatgacgcctttgaataatgatatgcaaatttgagagatactcaggccatgacatggtgtcttccggctatgaggacaGATTGGCTATGTTTCAGCCCCTGATAtacaataatatgatgtaacaatacaaggcttagtcttgcgaaGTGGAGGTcaaagcttagcccgattgaaaagcaagtaGATAGTAGTAGAAATGAAGCGATATCTACGCAAAGAAGGGACAGTGTTTAGTCCCGTGCAAATGGtgaagcaaggattagccttatacaaatggggaggcaaggattagccttatgcaaatatggagttcaAGATTAGACTCATGGAACTATGGAGtaaaggattagactcatgaaaatgtggagtcagggattagactcatgcaaaagggggacagagcttagtctcatgcaaaaagaaggcagtgcttagccgtatgcaaatatggaggtagagcttaacctcatgcaagattcgggacatggcttagtcctatgcaaatggaaggcaatgcttagccttatgtagatatggagtcagggattagactcatgcaagattggagatagagcttagtcccatgcagagagaagacaatgcttattcttatgcaaatagggaggtagagcttaacctcatgcaaagagaaggcattgcttagccttatgcaaatatggagtccgggattagactcatgcaagattggagatagagcttagtctcatgcaaacatggagtcagagattagactcgtgcaaatgtggagtcaaggattagactcatgcaaatgtggagtcaaggattagacttatacaaatgtggagtcagagattagactcatgcaaatgtggagtcagatattagactcatgtaaatatggggtcaaggattagactaatgaaaatgtggagtcagagattagactcatgcaaatttGGAGTcggagattagactcatgcaaatatggagtcggAGATTAAACTCAGGCAAAGAGAGAATAGCAGATAAGGGTAGAGTATGTCTTAGCTAGGATATATTCAGTGTCTGATGGCCGAATGGATGCTAAATTTTCTTTGTGTGTACATGTTTCGCGAATGCTACTGCTACATCAAATGTGCCtgtattcaaagaaaaatcgtaaggctacgaggggaggttggttcttgcttcatCTGCCGACCTTACTCTGTTGCGCTCTGGAAGCCCCTTTCGAGTCCCCTATGTAGCACCTGACTGTTATgataaatagaaattttgaaaaatatgcatttattgaTAAAGTAGAATCGTTTTGGAAGCGTATTGATATATAAAGTAATTTTTGATGAACTAGCGACTATGACACATTTTagaggcattgcagctctcttatgttggaattttgagggtcctcctcaaaattctgccctagtttggtagatgattttttTAACAGTTTGCGGACGACGGACCTTGCtgaatcttcttcggaattttgagaatccttctcaaaattatgCCCCAGTTCTTGACTGATTATTGACCTCCGGGCACATGTTGGTGTTGTttggacttgctccagaattttgaggacccttctcaaaattctgccccagtttctgctcttgggggaaatgaagattttattatgatatgaccgaacccataaggctacctacgtatcacctcttaaatgggaatcaggtcaagcttagttcaattacatcagaaaagaaatgtgaaataatctaagcgtagtatctcttgactgcatctgaattgattggttttggccaaatttctccatccatttctgcaagtatgagtgctcctcctgtcaggacCCTGTGAACCACGTAcggaccttgctagttgggagagaatttccctttggcttcatcttgatgtgggaaaattttcttcaataccaactgccctggtgcgaactgtcttggtttgactcttttgttgaaagctctagacattctgttctgataaagttggtcgtgacatactgcgttcatcctctttccattgaTAAGGgctaattgttcatagcgactctttatccactctgcatcgctgagtttagcttcatgtatgattcttaaagaagggatttccacctcggctgggatgataaCCTCGGTACCATAGaccagcatgtagggggttgcctcGGTTGACGTAcaaactgtggtgcggtaccctaacagagcaaagggtaacttctcataccagtgcttgtgattttctaccattttccttagtatcttcctACTATTTTTGTTGgaggcttctacggctccattcatctgaggtctgtaggcggtggaattcttgtgcttgattttgaacgtttcacatatagctttcatcaaaTAACTATTGAGGTTGGCGGCATTATCAATAATAATGGACTTAGGAACTCAAAATCGGCTGACATTACGATCCTTGAAAAAATCTGTGACAACTTTATTGGTTATAGCTTTGTAAGATGTGACTTCCACCTATTTTGTGAAGTATTCAATGACTACTAGAATAAACTGATGTCTTTtcgaagcagtgggctcaatcggaccaaaaacatccattccctaggcgacgaatggccaaggtgagcttgttgcattgagttcattcggtggcacttttatcatattggcatgcacttgacattgaaagcatttgtggacatactgaatgcaatccgtctccatggtcatccagaacTAACCAACCCTGAGTATCTTTttagccaagacgaaaccattcatgtgcggaccaCAGGTACTAGCATGTACCTCTTCAAGTAAtttagaagcctcttttgcgtcgacacatctcaATAAACCcaagtttcctccgctgtggaagaagtgatttgacaatcttcgGAGTGTGCATTTCTAAGTGTGATTTttatgctccgggtattctccttttgatagtactccttgatgtcatggaaccaaggctttccatctgcttcttcctcgacatgagcacaatatgtcgGCTGATTATAGATCCTcatcggaatgggatcaatatagttcttatctagatgttgtatcatggatgacaaagtggatAATGCGTccgcaaactcattctgaattctgggcatatgtcggaattctatccttgtgaacctccttttcaatttctgcacatggtgcagaaaaggcaatatcttggaattcttggtagcccactctccttgtacctgctGCACAAGCAAATCCGAGTCACCGATTACcagcaattcctgaatgttcatgtcgactgccatgttgagccctagtatgcaggcttcatattctgccatattgttggtgcagggaaatctgagtttagcagatacgggataatgctgacccgtttcggacaccaaaactgctccaatgcctactcctttgaaatttgcggctccatcaaagaacatcctccaacaaTCATATGCTTTAGTAATATCTTCTCCTACGAATTCGGATATGGATACGGGAgtgatgatacttcttcatcattCCTGTATCCATCGGCTGGGATGACAATCCTCGATCCAATTTGTCTTGGCAtccttcttcatccatctagaactggtgataacctgcgaagcaatctacaaagaattggagttcatgcttggcacagttatcgatcaggatgtgtatattcgaaAGTGGAAAAtcgtccttaggacttgctttgtttatatcctgataatcaacacataccctgaccttcccatctttcttcggaactggcacaatgttaccTAACCATGAtggatattcaaccaccctgagaaccttggctttgatctgcttggtaacttcctccttgattttcaaactcatgtctggtttgaaatttctgagtttctgcttgactggcggacacatgggattggtaggcaacttgtgagctactatagatgtgctcaaaccggtcatatcatcatacgaccatgcgaagatatccttatattcctttagaaaatggatgtattctttcttctctgttgGCGACAAGTAAATGTTGCTGCAggtctctttgacggtctcgccgtctcccaaatttactacttcTATTTCGTCCAAGTTGAATTTAgtcttgttctcaaaattctcaacttctctgacaatttcctcgggtatctcatcttcttcctctaagtcactattctcatgttgcgttgcctcattacatgtcacattcactggttcatcaggaaaagtaataataacactgtagaaggaaaaaatataaaaatagtaatgaataatgataaaggataaatgcatttgattaaaactgagaaaattgttcaaacaaagcttggctcggtggatcgagcatttattttgaaacaagaaatcttaaaacaaaattgctggAAATTTAAAATGCCTAGAACGGCTAtgaattctgccaagctacctagggactcagCGGGCtcaggatggtgtggcagtccagtttctgagaatagctccctttgccacagtctgaatgttgaggccttcttcctcctcctcctcttcaatTATGGTACTGCAGTCCatatcctcatcttccaagaacatATCCTTTAGcctagctagtgcttcttcttct
Proteins encoded in this window:
- the LOC138870021 gene encoding uncharacterized protein translates to MAEYEACILGLNMAVDMNIQELLVIGDSDLLVQQVQGEWATKNSKILPFLHHVQKLKRRFTRIEFRHMPRIQNEFADALSTLSSMIQHLDKNYIDPIPMRIYNQPTYCAHVEEEADGKPWFHDIKEYYQKENTRSIKITLRNAHSEDCQITSSTAEETWVY